GTTGTGAAACGTGATTTCTGTTTCCATGTTCAGAAGCAAAGAGCAGTTGTCTGCACCTTGAATAAAGACACTAGTTTTGCACACCCAGGACTAGAAACATTGAAGGGAGCTTAGAACAAAGCCACAAAATAATAGTGGAGGCTTTTGAGAAACTGAGCTATGGGAACATTGAAAAATCTTGTTTAGTGACATAGAGCAGTTGATGTTTTAGGGATAGCTGATGTCTGAAGAAGCCCATGATaaaattagaagagaaaaatacagggaaGGTAGAATTTATCTAGGCATAGTAAGCCTAAGAGAAACGAGGAAAGTTTTACAAAGAACAACTTCCTGACAGTGAAACGTATTCCAGATAGTATCAggtcattttttaaacaaaactctGGAAACAGTCTAGTTAGGAACGTTTCTTTATTGGTCTTTTCCTACCTCTATTTATTTACGTTCTCCAGAAAAGTAGTGCTTTCTTACTAGCCAGTTAGAAAGCCCAGAattcagaaagcatttgaaaCAGGCCATATTCCCACAAAAACctttatgtttttaatgtagACTCTCCAGCAGTACTTTTTAGTGAGTGGTATGCTCGGAAAGCAGTTGGTTGACCATAGTACCTAAATTCCTGACTGCACCATGCCAGTCAGTGGCAAACAATTGGTATGAgttgtttagaaaaaaacctgtgaaataGGAAATAGGGTACAGTACAGCTCTGTTCTATCTGAGGctggaaggagcaggagaaaatccATCACTGTTTATGTGGTTGTATTTGTGAAACATGGGAGCTGAACTAACAGGGGAAGTGAAGAATAAATACTCAGCAGAGAGTGTGAGAGTGTGATTATTGTTGAGATACAGATCCCTAGTCCTGGAAGCGTGACTTAGGTCCAATTGCAAGGAATTCCTTCTCATTGATTTTATAGAGTATATCTTAATTTTGAAATCATTGCTAACTAGTTATAGTAATAATTATGGCATGTGTTAGTGTTGTAATCTCTTAAGAGctcatttcttcttgtctttttatagaAACATTAATTCATTTGGCAAACATTTTTGTGATGTTCTTTCTAAAATACTGAAGAAGAGTATTTTTGCAACTGCTGCTTTGTATATTTTGGGTCTCATGCATGATTTATCACTTACTAAATTTGAAATCCAAATTATGGAGTTGGCTATAGCTATTGCCAGAAAGCAAAATCTGCAGTGCTGGAAAGGACTAAAGAGGTTACGGTCATCTTACTAAGCTTCCACCTTTATTGGAACAATATTTGTATTGTAAGTTACTTCCAGCTTTGCAGTCCACAGGTGCTCACTCACAATAGCAAAAGTGTTGTCATTCATCTATAATCGggacattatttttattgcaagttATTCCAACTTTGCAGTCAGTGGAAACTAACCAGCTATAGTAGAAGTGTTGTCATTCATCTATAACTGGGACAGTACTTTCATCGTGAGTTATTCCAACTTTGCAGTGAATGGAAACTAACCAGCAATAGTAAGCATGTTGTCAGTCATCTAAAAtagaagggaggagaaaggagaaagacgGTCAAAAGACAGAACATATTTGCAATGGAGTCAGAGTAGAATATTCCCAGGGTTTCACAAGGTGTTTTAcaattattttggtttggtgttttttttttctgttaaagataAAATTGCAAAGTGCAAGGTAGCTTTAATTGGTGAAATTTGGTACAGGCTTCCAACTGAAAGGCTACACCACCTCCTTTGGCATCTGCCTACCTAAACTCGGACAGAACGAAGGGCTATGGTGCAGTGAACATGCTCTGGTAAAGTCAAAGCTCTGCCAGTGTTGGACCAAGAAGTGAGATGAGCAGCTGTCTTGCAGAGCTCAATGCAGTTTCAGCTAGAATGTAGCAGATAACTAATACCAGCTAACTGGGCTAAGTATTTTAAAGCTAGCTCAGATATGGGAGACTGCAGTGTAGACATCCCCTTAGAGCAATAGCTCTTCTAGGCAAGAAGCCTACCCTTTTTTTATGCTACAAGTGCACTGTAGGCACTTAACAACTATTAATAATAACTAATTAATAATGGCCCAAATCCTTGGCTGTGGTGGAAGAACTTAAAACATAACTCATATGGAGTTGTAAGAAAAGATGGCTCAAAACAATCTTAACCAAATCCTGGGCCAGCTTTGTGCCTGGACTTTCCTCCAGCATAAGATAAAGCAGCAGAGTACAATTTGTTCTAAGACATTAGCAAGGGAGAACAAAGAACATAATGAATAAATTTTATTGGTAATGCATAAGAAGAATGCAGGCTGGTGGCAAATAAGACCATTAGGGGATAAGAGTATAAAATTAGATGGAAACCAAGAGATGAGATTGGTCTATCGCAGTGGTCCTAAATCAACGTGTCATCTCAGAAACCACAAAAGTCAGCAACTGAGTTGAGGTGAATGAAAGACAAGGGTCAAAACAACAATCATAATTTATCTGAGtgtcagaaaagcatttttagacTTAGTGCACAATGCATCAATTTACACTTCATAGACAGTACTTACATAAAAAGAGATTTCAGCCTTCACTGAATGGCCTGCACCtcaatacaaattattttcatgatacttctaggggaaaaaagcaatccCTTTTTATTCAAGGAATTTTCACTTAAATATTTGAGTCTACTGGGAACAGACTGAAAGACACATACTATACTCCAGACTTACATCTACTGAGGCTTGTGGTTAGATTTGCTGATGCTATTTGACTGTACGAGGGGCACCATTAGGAACCTTGGTGGAAAGACGCACAGTGGAAAGCTTCAGCTGTTGTTTTCACTCCTCTTCGGAGGTGCTTGCTGGAAGATCTATGAATTGTTTACTGGTATAACATGGAGCAGGGTATGCTGGTAGGAAGATTGAGGTTCACATTCAGGAGTCAAAGGACTGTGTTTGATAGGAAaagatttgctttcttttctggtgatgttgttttgccttttctacaacaaaacaaaaatattattccaTTAAGAAAAGACCTTGCTggatattgttgttgttgttatctGCTGAGTCTTGCCAACAATTGTTTATTTTAGCATTCTTAAAGAATTTTAGAGATAGTTTACTCCCCCTCCCCCAGATGATGGCTGAGAAATACTGCataatttcataaataaaagaaatctaaaGAGTTTTTGGTTGAAAGCATTTCCTTTAATGGTCTGCTATGCAACACTTCAGCAGTCGGCTGACTAATGGCAACCTGAAATTGAAAATGACTTGGgtgtgagggaaaaaaagaagaggacaGGAAGAATTATACTAGCCAGTATATTTTAACCATCTGTATAGTAGTCTGATCCTCATCTTGTTCAACTAACCATGACCTCATGGAATTGGTTCAGGCGTCAGCTCTGTGTCTCGTTCAGAGCAAAAGATACATTTATAAATTAGATTAACATAAATAGTgatgaaaataatatattaaattacTTAATTCACTTCTGTTTTGATAATCTTAGATACTAACAGGAGCACACTGTCAGAGCCGTTTTGTTTCAGTCCACCATTTTTGGAAAGTCCTTCACTATCACCAGAGAGAAAGCTCATGCTTTGTTGTTGCAGTTCTCTCACTTCTATCACATAgtaaattgcattttctttccatactagttctacagaaaataatccaaagaattgaaagaaaaaatctttttgtacatatttgaaAACCAGACTCTAGACACATTAAGTAAAAAGAACAATAACcttcaaaaaaccaaaaccaccagaAAAACCCACTTCCCCCCCACTCCAGAAACCTCTCTGACTGTGTATCCTGCATTATGCTATTTACAGATCATCACAGAAGGCCAAAGTGATCCTGCATAAGCGCAGCTGTCCTAGGACACTGACTGTGGTAAGACATATGAAGATCTCAgctactttttcctcttaaatacAAACAGACtttccaaagaaacaaagactgCAAAGCGGGAAATTGGTTCAGAGAAGATGGGAGAAACCTCACTATGAGAGGAGGGATTAGTCTGCTTTTTGAAGCTTTTAGATTCCCCGAATGTCTTCAGAACATTAGTCATGCATCCTCCTCATGACCCTGTATTAAGGGTGATCCATGCTGATGAGATGCGACGGACTCGGCAGGGTTTGCTCAGGAGTAGCCTGCCAAGCCTCTTGCATCTGGCTGATACTAAACAGAAACACATTCTCTTCTGGTTTATGCCTGGGTGAACCACTTCTCTGGCATTCAAAAAGCCTTCGTTATTCAGGTTGTTTGGAGAGGAGGCACACCATACCACTCAACCTGAGCTGGCTTAGCCTTTGGAAACATCTGAATTCCAGTCCTCGGTTGCAGCTAGGCAGCAGAAAATGCAAGAGGGAGGGATGCGAAGTGGCTTTGGGGTATTCTGAGCTGCTTGGATCTAGAGAAAGGAGGGCACAAACATGGTCCTCGGACACAGATTAGAAGAGCCATTACGTGGCTCAGCCTTGTAAGTTGTCAGGGGCCCCAGGTTATTAGCGTGACACCACCAGCTACGAAGGCTTTCTGTCACATTGTTTTTGTCATTTCCAGAagaagggagagcagtgggaGGTGATGCGGAGGGCATTAACACCCATACTGTGCTGCTGGAGGATCCCGTCAGCGAGAAAGATAACGGCAGAATCGCACAAAGACTTGGACACATCGAACGATTACAGCTCAAGAACATGCGGGCCCGCTATAAAAGATTACAGATTTCTCAATGCATAATTCAGTATCATAAATATGTACACGACACTAACTCGTTCTTCTGCTAGACTACTTTAATTTCTTGACAATAACATCGCTAAATtgacctggaaagaaaaaggcactCAACATTTATAATTGATTTCTGCCCTATATCATTTTGGCTCCCCTCCTTCTCATGTAACTGCTAATATGAAGTTACTGCAGATTTAGTATTTTGTTACAGATTAATTCAATGGGATTTTTGACTAAGCTAGCGTCCAGAATGACTTTGCACTTGGTGACATCTGCGATGCCAGCAtgcaaaattattcttctgGCAGTTTTACAAATTCACAGAGTATGTCTTGAGAAATCCAGCTATGACCGTATCTGATCTGGCTAAGAACACCAAGTAATATAACACAAATAACGATAATAGTTATTTTGCAGGAGTAACAGCTTCTGGCTATTTTCATTCCCTCTCAGGCAGACTTGTAGCCCGGGCatactttcagtgttttttataTACCTGTCACAGTCAAACTTCTTTTATATTTGACTAATATGACCAAACAGTTGTATCGGAACGGTCACGTTATGATCCTGATTTTTTCTGGTATAGAACAACCGGGATCTTAGAACAAAATCCTTCTTCTTCCAACCACCTCCGCCATTTCTTCTACTGATTTATCTGCTGAAGCCCAATAGATATGTACATAGATATATCAGTTAGATATAGATCTTAACATTTATATTTGGCTGTCTTCAAGATACTTTTCACTGTCAGAATGGCTTTCTTTTCAAACCTTTTATTCAGAGGATGTTCCGGTGAGAGGAAGCCCAGATCTTAATAAATTCATGATTCCTTAAGAACTGAGGTCCACTGTCAGTCTTTAAGAGTCCTCAGTATTTGCTGGAAGCAATTAAGGTAAATCTATTTACCAGATTCAATTGTGTCACCTATTTTGGACTGTGTTTACGTTGTTGTCAAAGGTACCCACTTAATTGTTAAGAGTAcgatgctgcttttcttctgattaCTCATCTGCATTTTGTGATTCACCTCTACTGCAACATTTTCATTGACATCATCCCTATGCCAGTAAAAACATGTTAATTTTCTTACTAAACTGTTATTCATTAGCTTCAGAGTTTTCAGAGCCTGTCCTTTTTCCTGAATTAGTATTTTCTAACAATTgaccatttttttcattgactaGCTCCTCTCTTACTGCGTTACTCACACCATTAATTGACAATGGATGATCCTGCCTCATATCATACTGGTCAAGGAAGCGGTTGTACGCACAGTGTCAAATAACTGAGATTCAGGGTAAAAAAACTTCAATGTGTGAAACGTAGATCAGAAATATGTAAAGAAGATATGTATGTATTTCTAAAATTCTTTACCTTTTTATGTCTCAAGGTCTACAAATTTATAAAgaagatatatatacacatttctCACgtacaatacatttttaataactaaACCCTAGAAAACGCTGGTATTTGTTagggaaaaattaaatcagagaTGCAAAAGCACTATGATGCCTTAATGTCATTGGAAATTGCAAAGATACTTGCTCATCACTTCTGTTAACGGAGACGAAAGAGAATGGGTATTTGTCGCTTGACAGAAATGAGCTGAACACGAGCTGGGCTGACGTTACACACGCCGTGTGTTGGATCCGCTGGGAGTACTAACAGCAAAACGTAACTCTGGATTTAGCACAGACGCGGGGCTAGCGGAAGATGTACAGCTGAAATAACGTTCCTGTATCCCTGAAAACGTGCCCTAGGCCACACGCTTCCGAGGGCAGAGAAGGGCCATTGGAAGAGCCACACAGACCCAGAGTAATTTACCTGCCGAGCTCACGCCACGGGCTATGTGCTCTCCTACGCACAGACCCCAACCTTACCGCTACACACTCCAGCGGACAGACCCCGGCGCAGAGGGGCCGGGGCGCGGAAGGGGAAGGGTCTGCTGATGGACGGCTTCACCACCGGCCTTGGCGAGCCCGAAGCACCGAGCTCCGCCGGCCGGGACGCGGCTCTGTGGgggccccgccgctccggggCGTCTCCCGGGCGCCGGGCCACGGCACGGGCCCCACCACCGGCACCCCCGGTTCCGCTTCCCCCGGCCCGAGGggcgggccgggagcggggTCTCGCCGCGGTGCCCTGCCCCGCCtgtcccccggccccgcaggaCAATGGCACGGGCCGCTGGGGAACGAGCTGTCGCAGGCGACCGCTTGTCCCGAGGGCGGGCTGAAGAGCAGCTCCCGGGGAGGCACCGCCTCACCTGAGGACGGACGGTAGGTGGGTCCGCCCGCCCCCGCGCGGGGCCGCTGAGCCCCATTCACCCGCACAGGCGGCAGCGGGGCGGTGGGCGCGGCCTCCGCGTCCCGCCCCTtcctcccgcccccccccgccccgccgcgtCCCCCGtccgccgctgctgccgccgcgccccccgcccgccgccgctccctCAGGCCCGCCGGTGTCTCCGGCCTCCCCCGcgctcccccccgcccgcccattctccctcctcctcccccttcccttcccgcGCGTTGGTTCGCTCCTCCCCGCCCCTTTCCCCCACCTCGCTCTcgtcccctcccaccccccggctccccgcggtggtctggcccggcccggcggcggaGGGAGCGGCGGAGACGGGCGGGGAGGCGCAGGCGGCCGGGGGGGTCTCGCTGTCCGTTGACGTCTTGTTGTCCGTTAACGCCTCGCTGTCCGTTAACGCCTCGCTGTCCGTTGACGCGCCAGCCCCTGCGGAGCGGCgaggagcggagcggggcgggggagagAGCGGAGCGAGCGAGGAAGCGGGAGCGGCTCCGCGACCCCGGGCAGCACCATGAGGTGAGGGGCCGGCCCCGTGAGCGAGCGAGCGGGCGAGCGGCGCGGGGGGGTGGTGTCTGTGCCCTCTGCCTCTAACGCTCCACAGCCGTGAACCGGGGGGGGGAGTCTctcggccggcggcgggggccgggctgAGGGGAGCCCCGCGGTGGGGGAGGGGCCCATTGTTAGTGGCGGGTGGGGGAGGGGCGGCCCCGCCGTCCCCGTCCCCCGCGGCGGCGAAGTTGCACTCggggggcagcagcggggcccgggccggggtgagggcggggggggggcggccccgctccggcGCCTCCTCCGGGCTGGCCGCGGCGGTGCGCGCCGGCACGGCGGGAGCCCCGGCCGCCcgtctcctttctttctctcccggtgtggtgttttttcccccccccccttcccctccgccTTCCCCGGCGCGTGTTGcattgcagcagcagcagcagctgggctttTCCCTGGGTGATCAATAAAGAGGCGtcgcggggagcgggggggggaaTCCCCCTCTCGGCAGCCGGGAAAGTGTCGCGTTTGGAGCTTTCGGATGTAAACACTGAGGTGGCCGCGGCTgggggccgggggaggcggcGCGGAGGGAGGTgggtgcctgcctgccttcctgccGGGGActcccgctccccgccggctcATTCATTCGGAGGCGATTTTCTGCCTCCCTGGCCCGTCCCCCTCCCCTCAGCTCTCTTTAGTGCCTGCTCTGTTTCCATAATCTTCTCGCTGGATTGGTGCAGGACCCGCTGAGAAATGCGGCTGGGGAGCCCGAgcgctgccctggctctgcGGGGACGTTGTGCTCCCTGTAGGCCTGTCCCTCAGTGAAACTGCGGGGAAACAGAGTTACTCTcgttttttttgtgtgtttttttttttttcttctcccctggAAGATACTGCCTGGCTTGCAGTTGGATTTGAACCTTCTTTGTCTTAAAGATGACCGTAAGTCATGAGGTCCTTTGGAGTATAACTCGGCAAGATTCGTGTGATGAAAATCAGCCAATTCCTCTGCTGCAACAAACTGACGAGCCGTTAGAATTCTCTGTAAATGACAGTAAAATCCTAATTACATTCTTTGAACTTAAGGGTGTCGTTGtcgtcccccctccccagtctGTGTACACCTTCAACGGTAGCATTGCAGCGGGAAGCATGGGAACAATCTCCCTGCTGTGTTGTTTAGAATTGTGTTCTTTATTTCCCTCTAGTTTTCTTTGTTAACTGTAGATATTTATGTCCTGTGTTATTTTAAGCTTTGTTTTGTCTCgtgataatttattttcacttattcATGTTGCTCATGTAGAAGTCAGAT
This region of Nyctibius grandis isolate bNycGra1 chromosome 1, bNycGra1.pri, whole genome shotgun sequence genomic DNA includes:
- the LOC137669442 gene encoding cuticle collagen 40-like, with the protein product MGGRGGARGRPETPAGLRERRRAGGAAAAAADGGRGGAGGGGRKGRDAEAAPTAPLPPVRVNGAQRPRAGAGGPTYRPSSGEAVPPRELLFSPPSGQAVACDSSFPSGPCHCPAGPGDRRGRAPRRDPAPGPPLGPGEAEPGVPVVGPVPWPGARETPRSGGAPTEPRPGRRSSVLRARQGRW